The bacterium genome contains the following window.
TCAAACATGCTTTTATAAGAGAGCATTGCCCTTAATTTTAAGGCTTCTTCAAGGGCTTCTGATATCGGATACAGGGAATTTATTATTAAAGTTGCATCCTGAGGCTCATTCATAATAAGAGCGTGGCAAAGCGCGGAGTTTAAGCTTTTATCAAGTCCTGTATTCATAATTGTTATAAGTTTTGTTTTATCGAGAGTTCCTGCAAGTTGAGAACTTATGTTATAAAGCACATTTAATTGGTATAAACTCTTTGCCAGTTCGCTGTTGTTTGTATATAAAATATCAAGAAGCTTTTTAATTCTTAAATGCGCATTTACTGTAGCGATTAAAATGTTTTCGTTAAAAGGTTTTGTAATATATCCGTCAGCTCCGACAAGCACTTCTTCTGAAGGAGAGTCTTTTGAAGTGAGCAGGATTATCTGTGTATCGTTTGTTTCGTTTTGAAGCTTCAGGCTTCTGCAAATACCTGCGATGTTTATATCAACTATTGAAGTGTCAATTATTGCTATATCGGGAGAAAAGTCGTTAGCGAGCTTAACAGCCTCTTTTTCTGTTCCAACAGAAATCGCTTCATAGCCAACGCCGCTTAAAAGACTGATTAAGTCGTTATTTATATCGGGATTTCTTGATAATATAAGAATTTTTGACACGACTTTACCCTTAAATACATTTTATTTTAATCTTGGTATAATTATATTCTATCAATTTAAATAATACACTCAACTTAAATATTTATCTCATTTTCAGGAAATTATGAAAAATGAAATTCAGAGAAGAAAAAGATTTTTTAGGAATTGTTGAAATACCTCAAGAAGCATATTGGGGGATTCATACTTATAGAGCGAAAAAAAACTTTGCTGTTTCGGGATACAAAACGCACAGTGAGTTTATTAGGGCTTTCGGATGTGTAAAGCTGGCATGCGCGCTTGTTAATAAAGATTTAAAAAAGTTGGAACCCAAAAATGAGTTACAATCCTACAAGCAAGAAAAAGCAGAAGCCGTAATCGAAGCTTGTAAGGATTTGGCAGAAGGCAAGTTGCAGGATTATATTGTGGTTGATCCTATTCAGGGAGGGTCGGGGACTTCTTTAAACATGAACGTAAATGAAGTTATTGCAAACAGGGCGCTGGAACTTTTAGGCAAAAACAAAGGCGAATACGAATTTGTAGATCCGATTGAGGATATAAATTTATATCAGTCAACTAATGATGTTTATCCGACAGCTTTAAAAATAGCCTGTATTTTCCTTTTAAGAAAACTGGAGAAAGAAGTTATCTCGCTTCAGGAGAGTTTTCAGGAAAAAGAAAAAGAATTTGCCGATATTGTTAAAGTTGCAAGAACCCAGCTTATGGATGCGGTTTTAATCACACTCGGAAAAGAATTTTCTGCGTACTCGGAAGCTGTTTCTCGTGACAGGTGGAGAATTTATAAATGCGAGGAAAGGCTTCGAGTTGTTAATATTGGTGGAACTGCTGTAGGAACAGGTCTTTCTGCTCCTAAGAAATATATTTTCGGAGTTATAGACAAATTAAGGGATTTGACAGGAATAGGACTTGCTCGGGCGGAAAATCTTGTTGAAAACACCCAGAATCTTGATGTTTTCAGCGAAGTCAGCGGAATCTTAAAAGCGCATGCCACGAATTTAATCAAAATTTCAAACGATTTAAGGCTTATGAATTCAGGACCCGTGGCGGGTTTGGGTGAAATAAAACTTCCGCCTGTTCAGACCGGTTCGTCAATCATGCCCGGCAAAGTTAATCCTGTAATTCCCGAAATGGTTGTGCAAGTCGGTATAAAAGTGCTTGGAAATGATGTGATAATAAATCAATGCGTGGCTGGCGGGCAGTTTGAATTAAATCAAAATATTCCTATGATTGCGTTTTCAATTTTAGAATCTCTTGAAATTCTTATTAACGCTAATAAAATATTAAGAGAAAAATGTGTTGACGGCATTATAGCTAATAGAGAAACAATAAAAAAGCAAGTTGAAAACAGCCATGCGACTTTAACGGCATTAGTATCGGAATTGGGTTATAATAAAGTTTCAGAGATTGCTAAAGAGCTGGAGGGAACTAATTTGTCAGTAAAAGAATTTTTGATACACAAAGAATATCTTACAGAAGAAAGGTTTAACGAGTTAACCTCGCCTGAAGCAGTTTTGTCACTCGGGCATAATAGTTGAATAATCAGGAACAAGTTTGGCATTTGTAACGTCAAAGTACTTGATAATTTGATAAAGAGCTCAAAACAAGTTATAATTAAGTCTGTCATTCTGAGCGACCAACGGGAACGTGAGAATCTATTAAAATAATAATTTGATTGCAATACAGATAGATTGCCACGTCGGCACTTTGTGCCTCCTCGCAATGAAAATGAATAACAAATAGGCATTTAAGTACAAATTTATAAACAGAAAGACCATATTGCAAAATTTAATAGAACAAAATATAAAAATCCAAAACAAAGAAAGCAAACTTTGTTTTGTGGGGGTTTCTCTTGCTGAATCAGGCTCTGTAGAAACTGGAATAGCAATTATAGACAGAGATTTAAATTTGTTGAGAGTGGATAAATCCTATAATCTTAGCGAATTAAAATCAAACCTCTCAAGCATTGCGCCGGCGGAAAGCATC
Protein-coding sequences here:
- a CDS encoding aspartate ammonia-lyase, with the protein product MKFREEKDFLGIVEIPQEAYWGIHTYRAKKNFAVSGYKTHSEFIRAFGCVKLACALVNKDLKKLEPKNELQSYKQEKAEAVIEACKDLAEGKLQDYIVVDPIQGGSGTSLNMNVNEVIANRALELLGKNKGEYEFVDPIEDINLYQSTNDVYPTALKIACIFLLRKLEKEVISLQESFQEKEKEFADIVKVARTQLMDAVLITLGKEFSAYSEAVSRDRWRIYKCEERLRVVNIGGTAVGTGLSAPKKYIFGVIDKLRDLTGIGLARAENLVENTQNLDVFSEVSGILKAHATNLIKISNDLRLMNSGPVAGLGEIKLPPVQTGSSIMPGKVNPVIPEMVVQVGIKVLGNDVIINQCVAGGQFELNQNIPMIAFSILESLEILINANKILREKCVDGIIANRETIKKQVENSHATLTALVSELGYNKVSEIAKELEGTNLSVKEFLIHKEYLTEERFNELTSPEAVLSLGHNS